The window AGCGGTTAAATATTTCACTTCAATCCCGGTTTTCCGTGTGAACGCGTCAAACGCTGGTTTGATCATTTTTTCAATCCGTGCGGAATACACATGAACTGTTTGCCCCATGACACCTGAAGCGGTTCCTCCTATACCGATCAGTACTATACTGATCCACCATATTATTTTTTTCATGTTTTCTCCATAAATAGAATTATCATTCTTGAGACTAAGAGAAAAATTAGTCTATGCGAATAATTATAAATTTCAATACTTAAAAAAATTAATGCGTAGCATGGGTCTGATTTTCTGCGACTTGCTGCATGGGTCCTTTGGTAATTGCCGTGGTAACGCATCGTGTCATTTCGAACGAGGAGAGAAATTTTTAATACATTCTGTTTTTAAGAGCCCTCACATTCGTTCAGGATGACACCGTTTACAGTCCTTTCGCTTATTTTTAGGACCCATTATGAATTTGATTTTGAATCGTCAAGAAGGAGCGGTCTTTGGTTCGTTATGAACCAGGTAAACGTCCTGTGGGATTTGTAGTAGTTTGAGAACAAGGCACTGAATATCTGAAAGAGCCTCGACGAGAACAACGCTTTGGTGTTTCTCAGTGTCTTCGATCAAAAGATGTAGTGATTGAAAAACGGCTAATAAGCGTTCCGCAGAAGGTCGCGCGGTTTTCATTTTTGGATTTCCGGGAACCAATCCTGATAGTTCTTGTTTGTTTACCGCTAATTCTCGGCGCGCGACAAATTCCAGAAGCGTCAAAGCTTGCAAAGCCAGAGTTAACAGAAACATCAATCCGCGAATGCGCGTCTCAATCCGCAGGAAAAGCGGTAGGGCAGGTAAACTGCCTTTTTTCCAGTGTTGTATATCGTGTTCTACCTCCCATTGATCACGATAATAGCTGATGGCCTGATTCAAGGAGAGTTCTTTGACTGGAGCATTAACGACGTAGATCCGCCATCCGGCCAGGAGCATCGCTTTATCAATAGCTTTCTGGTTTCTTGTGAAATTGAAGCGGAATTGAGAATGAATTTCATGCCGTGACGGCGTATTGGGCCCGGGGCGTCCCGCGCAGAGATATTTTATGGTTTCAACACGCTCTTCGGTGATATTCCATTGGATGTACTCAGAAACGCGAAAGCGTTGCAAAATAGTGTCAATTTTACCCTTGAGTTTTTCTGGATCGTCAAAAATTTTCGTTTGTAGACGACCCAATTCTTCCGCAGTTTTTTGCAGACGTTTTTCCAAACTTTCGCGCTGTCCGTTCGCATGAGCGGGACTTTGGATGACCAACCATCGCTCTTGCCATGAGAACGGATCTTCCGAGGAAAAACTCATGGTTCGAGAAAACTCAAAACCTTTAGCGACGCAACGAGTTGTTCCATCACGGTAAGTATGCCAAAGCAGTTCCAAAAAACAATGTTGAGGATCGAGAACTGTTTGGGTGAGGATCTCAGGAACTTCGCCGGTCATAGGCAGCGGAAAGAGGTAACGTCCGCCTTCCCTGGCAATCGTGGCGCGGGTCTCTATGGCCG of the SAR324 cluster bacterium genome contains:
- a CDS encoding transposase yields the protein AGHNADDPLYIPAWRQMTAAIGHPAFLYVADSKGAAIETRATIAREGGRYLFPLPMTGEVPEILTQTVLDPQHCFLELLWHTYRDGTTRCVAKGFEFSRTMSFSSEDPFSWQERWLVIQSPAHANGQRESLEKRLQKTAEELGRLQTKIFDDPEKLKGKIDTILQRFRVSEYIQWNITEERVETIKYLCAGRPGPNTPSRHEIHSQFRFNFTRNQKAIDKAMLLAGWRIYVVNAPVKELSLNQAISYYRDQWEVEHDIQHWKKGSLPALPLFLRIETRIRGLMFLLTLALQALTLLEFVARRELAVNKQELSGLVPGNPKMKTARPSAERLLAVFQSLHLLIEDTEKHQSVVLVEALSDIQCLVLKLLQIPQDVYLVHNEPKTAPS